Proteins encoded together in one Gemmatimonadota bacterium DH-78 window:
- a CDS encoding aspartate carbamoyltransferase catalytic subunit, translating into MNRPVSPLGKDLVGLEGLSAEQILTILDTAEPFKEISERRIKKVPVLRGKTIVNLFFEPSTRTRVSFEFAEKRLSADTVNISSSGSSVVKGETLVDTARNLEAMKIDMVVMRHGSSGAARFLAERIPSNVVNAGDGRHEHPTQALLDLLTIRDRLGRIEGVKVCIVGDVLHSRVARSNIFGLLALGAEVAVCGPRTLLPVGIEAMGARVFARIEEAIEWADVLNVLRLQLERMQGGFVPSLREYNRIYGVSKARLEAAPGDVLVLHPGPMNRGVEIDSDVADGPQSVILHQVTNGVAVRMAVLYLLAGGTPDRAEAAKQGGEA; encoded by the coding sequence ATGAACCGTCCCGTCTCCCCCCTCGGCAAGGACCTCGTCGGCCTGGAGGGGCTCTCGGCCGAGCAGATCCTGACGATTCTCGACACCGCCGAGCCCTTCAAGGAGATCAGCGAGCGCCGCATCAAGAAGGTGCCGGTGCTGCGGGGCAAGACGATCGTCAACCTCTTCTTCGAGCCCTCCACCCGCACCCGGGTGTCGTTCGAGTTCGCCGAGAAGCGTCTCAGCGCCGACACCGTCAACATCTCCTCGAGCGGGTCGAGCGTGGTGAAGGGCGAGACCCTCGTCGACACCGCGCGCAACCTCGAGGCGATGAAGATCGACATGGTGGTGATGCGCCACGGGTCGTCGGGAGCCGCCCGCTTCCTCGCCGAGCGAATACCGTCGAACGTCGTGAACGCGGGCGACGGACGGCACGAGCACCCCACGCAGGCGCTGCTCGACCTGCTCACGATCCGCGACCGCCTCGGCCGGATCGAGGGGGTGAAGGTCTGCATCGTGGGCGACGTGCTCCACTCGCGGGTGGCGCGCAGCAACATTTTCGGGCTGCTCGCGCTCGGAGCCGAGGTGGCGGTGTGCGGGCCCCGCACCCTGTTGCCGGTCGGGATCGAGGCGATGGGTGCACGGGTGTTCGCCCGCATCGAGGAGGCGATCGAGTGGGCCGACGTGCTCAACGTGCTGCGGCTCCAGCTCGAGCGCATGCAGGGCGGCTTCGTGCCCTCCCTGCGGGAGTACAACCGCATCTACGGGGTGTCGAAGGCCCGACTCGAGGCCGCCCCGGGCGACGTGCTCGTGCTCCATCCGGGACCCATGAACCGCGGCGTGGAGATCGACTCCGACGTGGCCGACGGTCCCCAGTCGGTGATTCTCCATCAGGTGACCAACGGGGTCGCGGTCCGCATGGCGGTACTCTATCTGCTGGCGGGCGGCACCCCCGATCGGGCCGAAGCGGCCAAGCAGGGAGGCGAAGCGTGA
- the pyrR gene encoding bifunctional pyr operon transcriptional regulator/uracil phosphoribosyltransferase PyrR, which yields MSPPSRIPLMDDAAVRRALSRMAREIVERNGGLEGMVLMGIRRRGDSLAALLRDEIARADGSAPPTGALDITLYRDDLAVVGPRPVIGETDLPPSGIDGRTVVLVDDVLYTGRTVRAALNELMDWGRPDRVLLCVLAERDGRELPIRADVVGRRVDVPGDERVEVLVPEEDGRLGVDLVRPEDAA from the coding sequence ATGTCTCCGCCGTCGCGCATTCCCCTGATGGACGACGCCGCCGTTCGGCGGGCGCTGTCTCGCATGGCCCGCGAGATCGTGGAGCGGAACGGCGGGCTCGAGGGCATGGTGCTCATGGGGATCCGTCGCCGCGGAGACAGCCTGGCCGCGCTGCTGCGCGACGAGATCGCGCGCGCCGACGGCTCGGCGCCGCCCACCGGAGCTCTCGACATCACCCTCTACCGCGACGATCTCGCGGTGGTCGGGCCCCGTCCGGTGATCGGCGAGACCGACCTGCCCCCGTCGGGCATCGACGGCCGCACGGTGGTGCTCGTCGACGACGTGCTCTACACCGGCCGCACGGTGCGGGCCGCCCTCAACGAACTCATGGACTGGGGCCGCCCCGACCGGGTGCTGCTCTGCGTACTCGCCGAGCGCGACGGGCGCGAACTCCCGATCCGAGCCGATGTGGTGGGGCGCCGAGTCGACGTACCCGGCGACGAGCGCGTGGAGGTGCTGGTGCCCGAGGAGGATGGCCGACTCGGGGTCGACCTGGTGCGACCGGAGGACGCGGCATGA
- a CDS encoding trehalose-6-phosphate synthase: MKRVVVSNRVPTPGDPPTGGLSVALLDALAGGSGLWFGWNGGAPEPRAEPATQHHDGIDFATLPLDEDDYDGYYRGFSNGVLWPLFHGRLEAMTHDWEARRTYDDVNRYFADHLAPRLCRTDVVWVQDYHLIPLGQELRARGFEGRLGFFLHTPFPPYEVLRALPEWAVLFDCFRAYDLVGFQTEHDMRHFADTAERRPGATLSSRADHLDWGGRSVEFGAFPVGIDIDETARIAAKNTDTDDARALLDFADGRPLIVGADRLDYTKGLVQRVKAFEKLLTDEEHHGPDPVCVQVAAPSRTGVDEYRQLAERLQQEAGRINARHNRPDFNPIRLIGRSLPRSTVLGFFSIADVGLVTPVRDGMNLVAKEYIAAQPVDDPGVLVLSTLAGAAEELADVAVLVNPYDLDGVADGLRTALAMPLPERRRRHALGLRTLRCTTAEDWWNRFLERLRAPRPSSRPWSSSHPAA; the protein is encoded by the coding sequence GTGAAGCGCGTCGTCGTCTCCAACCGCGTTCCCACGCCCGGGGACCCTCCCACCGGGGGCCTGTCCGTGGCGCTCCTCGACGCCCTGGCCGGCGGTTCCGGCCTCTGGTTCGGCTGGAACGGGGGCGCGCCCGAGCCGAGGGCGGAGCCTGCCACGCAGCACCACGACGGCATCGACTTCGCGACGCTTCCGCTCGACGAAGACGACTACGACGGGTACTACCGCGGATTCTCGAACGGCGTGCTCTGGCCGCTCTTCCACGGGCGCCTCGAGGCGATGACGCACGACTGGGAGGCGCGGCGCACCTACGACGACGTGAACCGCTACTTCGCCGACCATCTCGCCCCCCGCCTGTGCAGGACCGACGTCGTCTGGGTGCAGGACTACCACCTGATTCCTCTGGGGCAGGAACTGCGGGCTCGCGGCTTCGAGGGGCGTCTCGGCTTCTTCCTTCACACGCCGTTCCCCCCCTACGAGGTGCTCCGCGCGCTTCCCGAGTGGGCGGTGCTCTTCGACTGCTTCCGGGCGTACGACTTGGTCGGATTCCAGACCGAGCACGACATGCGGCACTTCGCCGACACCGCCGAGCGGCGACCGGGCGCGACCCTCTCCTCGCGCGCGGATCACCTCGACTGGGGGGGGCGCTCGGTGGAGTTCGGCGCCTTCCCGGTGGGTATCGACATCGACGAGACCGCCCGGATCGCTGCGAAGAACACCGACACCGACGACGCGCGCGCCCTTCTCGACTTCGCCGACGGCCGCCCCCTCATCGTGGGCGCCGACCGGCTCGACTACACGAAGGGACTGGTACAGCGGGTGAAGGCCTTCGAGAAGCTCCTCACCGACGAGGAGCACCACGGACCGGATCCCGTCTGCGTTCAGGTCGCGGCCCCCTCCCGCACCGGGGTGGACGAGTACCGCCAACTCGCCGAGCGGCTGCAGCAGGAAGCCGGTCGCATCAACGCGCGCCACAACCGGCCCGACTTCAACCCCATCCGGTTGATCGGGCGCTCGCTCCCCCGCTCGACCGTGCTCGGTTTCTTCTCCATCGCCGACGTGGGGTTGGTCACCCCCGTGCGCGACGGGATGAATCTCGTGGCGAAGGAGTACATCGCGGCCCAGCCGGTCGACGACCCGGGTGTGCTGGTGCTGTCGACCCTCGCGGGGGCAGCGGAGGAGCTCGCCGATGTGGCCGTGCTGGTGAATCCGTACGACCTCGACGGGGTGGCCGACGGCCTCCGGACCGCGCTGGCCATGCCTCTCCCGGAGCGGCGGCGGCGGCATGCTCTCGGACTCCGCACGCTGCGGTGTACGACCGCCGAAGACTGGTGGAACCGGTTCCTCGAGCGACTCCGGGCCCCCCGCCCGAGCTCGCGCCCCTGGTCGAGCTCCCACCCCGCAGCCTGA
- the otsB gene encoding trehalose-phosphatase, with translation MTPSDTLPNALAGLDAIVDDVLPRAAVFLDFDGTLSPIVENPDRAAALPGIAVLLERLARRLPVAVVSGRGLADLAPRVAVEGVAHAGSHGFEIRTRDGREVRPFPEAAAPLEGAIPDLRRVAAAAPGSRLEDKRFALALHLRGVPPALEKAAAARTRAIAEARGLRFSHGRRVVELRPPDAWDKGRAVEWFLDRWASGGSRPRALYIGDDVTDEDAFRALSSGAGTGIVVRPRPPRDTAARWALEGPTEVRTLLLRLVDAVDGARRSPA, from the coding sequence ATGACCCCCTCCGACACGCTCCCCAACGCCCTCGCGGGGCTCGACGCCATCGTCGACGACGTTCTTCCGCGCGCGGCCGTGTTTCTCGACTTCGACGGCACCCTCTCGCCCATCGTCGAGAATCCCGACCGCGCCGCCGCGCTCCCCGGGATCGCGGTGCTCCTCGAGCGACTCGCGAGGCGGCTGCCGGTGGCGGTGGTGAGCGGCCGGGGCCTCGCCGATCTGGCGCCGAGGGTGGCCGTGGAGGGAGTGGCCCATGCCGGGAGTCACGGGTTCGAGATCCGCACCCGCGACGGCCGGGAGGTGCGCCCGTTTCCGGAGGCGGCAGCCCCCCTGGAGGGCGCGATCCCCGACCTCCGTCGGGTGGCGGCCGCCGCGCCGGGGAGCCGCCTCGAAGACAAGCGCTTCGCGCTGGCCCTGCACCTGCGCGGAGTTCCCCCCGCCCTCGAGAAGGCCGCCGCCGCACGCACGCGCGCCATCGCGGAGGCTCGGGGACTCCGGTTCAGTCATGGGCGCCGGGTGGTGGAACTGCGCCCGCCCGACGCCTGGGACAAGGGCCGTGCGGTGGAGTGGTTCCTGGATCGATGGGCGAGCGGTGGCTCGCGGCCACGCGCCCTCTACATCGGCGACGACGTGACCGACGAAGACGCCTTCCGAGCGCTGTCGAGCGGCGCGGGAACCGGGATCGTCGTGCGCCCCCGCCCCCCTCGCGACACCGCGGCCCGATGGGCGCTCGAAGGGCCCACCGAGGTGCGTACCCTTCTCCTTCGGCTCGTGGACGCCGTGGACGGGGCGCGCCGCTCGCCCGCGTAG
- a CDS encoding dihydroorotase, which produces MDAVGDLLLVDGAVAAVGGELDAPEGARVIDVGGKVVTPGLIDVHVHLREPGQEHKETIASGARAAAAGGFTAVVAMPNTDPVIDSPALVAFVAAQGLRAEAARVYPTGAISLGLAGERLAPIGEMIEAGAVAVTDDGHPIMDSGLMRLALEYARGFGVPVADHPEDLGLSAEGQMNEGVVSSRLGVRGKPNASEDVHIVRDLLVAEFTGGHIHLQHVSSRFGVEAIRQAKARGVHVTAEASPHHLLLTDEAVDGYRTEAKMNPPLRSDADRAAVMEGLRDGTLDVIATDHAPHHYDEKERAFDDAPNGIVGLETAVGLMLTHVVGKGVLDLPTLVERMSVQPARAFRLPGGTLTVGSPADVTVLDLDAPWTVDPASFVSLSTNTPFAGWELTGRAVTTIVGGRVVWQS; this is translated from the coding sequence ATGGACGCCGTCGGCGACCTGCTGCTCGTGGACGGCGCCGTGGCGGCCGTCGGCGGTGAACTCGACGCCCCCGAGGGCGCCCGGGTGATCGACGTCGGGGGCAAGGTGGTCACCCCGGGGCTCATCGACGTGCACGTGCACCTGCGCGAGCCCGGACAGGAGCACAAGGAGACGATCGCCTCCGGTGCGAGGGCCGCGGCTGCCGGCGGGTTCACCGCGGTGGTGGCGATGCCCAACACCGATCCGGTGATCGATTCGCCAGCCCTCGTGGCCTTCGTGGCGGCCCAGGGTCTGCGGGCGGAAGCGGCCCGCGTCTACCCGACCGGCGCGATCTCGCTCGGGCTCGCGGGGGAGCGGCTCGCCCCCATCGGGGAGATGATCGAGGCCGGAGCGGTGGCGGTCACCGACGACGGACACCCGATCATGGACTCCGGGCTGATGCGGCTGGCGCTGGAGTACGCCCGGGGCTTCGGCGTGCCGGTGGCCGACCACCCCGAGGATCTCGGGCTCTCCGCGGAGGGCCAGATGAACGAGGGCGTCGTCTCGAGTCGCCTCGGGGTCCGCGGCAAGCCGAACGCGAGCGAAGACGTGCACATCGTCCGCGATCTCCTGGTGGCGGAGTTCACGGGGGGGCACATCCACCTGCAGCACGTGTCGTCGCGCTTCGGGGTGGAGGCGATCCGGCAGGCCAAGGCGCGAGGGGTGCATGTGACCGCCGAGGCGTCGCCGCACCATCTCCTGCTCACCGACGAGGCGGTCGACGGTTATCGCACCGAGGCGAAGATGAACCCGCCGCTCCGCTCGGACGCGGACCGGGCGGCGGTGATGGAGGGACTCCGCGACGGCACCCTCGACGTGATCGCCACCGACCACGCGCCGCATCACTACGACGAGAAGGAGCGGGCCTTCGACGACGCGCCCAACGGCATCGTCGGGCTGGAGACGGCCGTGGGGCTCATGCTCACCCACGTGGTGGGGAAGGGCGTGCTCGACCTGCCGACGCTGGTGGAGAGGATGAGCGTGCAGCCCGCGCGGGCCTTCCGGCTCCCGGGGGGCACCCTGACGGTGGGCTCGCCGGCCGACGTCACCGTACTCGACCTCGACGCGCCGTGGACGGTCGACCCGGCCTCCTTCGTCTCGCTCAGCACCAACACCCCCTTCGCCGGATGGGAGCTGACCGGGCGCGCGGTGACCACCATCGTCGGTGGCCGGGTGGTCTGGCAGTCCTAG
- the rpsT gene encoding 30S ribosomal protein S20 — protein MPNIKSSKKRMVLGRKANEVNRKKRSTLRTAMKKVRNAESADEARASFQRAISLLDRAATKRLMHPNKAARLKGQLARHLQSLES, from the coding sequence ATGCCGAACATCAAGAGCTCCAAGAAGCGGATGGTCCTGGGTCGGAAGGCCAACGAGGTGAACCGCAAGAAGCGGTCGACCCTCCGCACCGCCATGAAGAAGGTCCGCAACGCCGAGAGCGCCGACGAGGCCCGCGCCTCGTTCCAGCGCGCGATCTCGCTCCTGGACCGCGCGGCGACGAAGCGCCTCATGCATCCGAACAAGGCCGCCCGCCTCAAGGGCCAGCTCGCGCGCCACCTGCAGTCGCTCGAGAGCTGA
- a CDS encoding glycoside hydrolase family 15 protein, translating to MAQNLQCLDLGLIGNGHVSALVDPDGAIVWYCTPRLDGDPIFCSLLDGDPAERRLEGSFAIELEGCVDTHQSYLENTAILRTVQRDAQGGALEILDFCPRFRQGGRSFHPSAFVRLIRPLGGDPRVRIRVRPRRDWGAAPCETTHGSNHIRYVGSPGGVLRLTTNAPITSILEGRPFILNRPVALVAGEDRQLAEAPLTVAQDFLRRTRGWWQDWTRTLAVPFEWQDEVIRAAITLKLSCFEDTGAIIAAPTTSIPEAADSSRNWDYRFCWLRDSVFVVRALNRLGATSTMEGLLSYLNNLIAGVGGEVPELQPVYGINWEADLVEREIDTLRGFRGIGPVRVGNDAYRQVQHDVYGGVVLALSQLVYDRRILSVDPEALLPRLEEAGRLARRFFGAPDAGIWEFRGSARPHTHSSLMCWVACDRLARVYRHLGRAADAERWGTEAVRMRDTLVDEAWSDELQSFTASFGGDTLDASVLLMFELGFLPPDHPKMLATLDAVEAELLRDGFVYRYTEEDDFGAPDNAFLVCTFWFVDALAMAGRIEDARRIFERLLSARTRLGLMAEHIDPATGELWGNFPQTYSMAGIINCALRLSRSWEGAV from the coding sequence ATGGCGCAAAACCTTCAGTGCCTCGACCTCGGGCTCATCGGCAATGGCCACGTGAGCGCCCTCGTCGACCCCGACGGGGCGATCGTGTGGTACTGCACCCCCCGACTCGACGGCGACCCGATCTTCTGCAGCCTCCTCGACGGCGACCCCGCCGAGCGCCGGCTCGAGGGGTCGTTCGCCATCGAACTCGAGGGGTGCGTGGACACGCACCAGAGCTATCTCGAGAACACCGCGATCCTGCGCACCGTGCAGCGCGACGCGCAGGGCGGTGCGCTGGAGATCCTCGACTTCTGCCCCCGCTTCCGGCAGGGGGGGCGGAGCTTTCACCCGAGCGCCTTCGTGCGTCTGATCCGCCCTCTGGGAGGCGATCCCCGGGTACGCATTCGCGTTCGGCCGCGACGCGACTGGGGCGCCGCGCCCTGCGAGACCACGCACGGCAGCAACCACATTCGCTACGTGGGATCGCCCGGCGGCGTGCTCCGGCTCACCACCAATGCGCCCATAACTTCGATTCTGGAAGGGCGGCCCTTCATTCTGAACCGCCCGGTAGCGCTCGTCGCCGGCGAGGACCGCCAGTTGGCCGAGGCGCCGCTGACCGTGGCGCAGGATTTCCTGCGGCGCACCCGCGGCTGGTGGCAGGACTGGACCCGCACCCTGGCGGTGCCCTTCGAATGGCAGGACGAGGTGATCCGGGCCGCGATCACCCTCAAGCTCTCCTGCTTCGAAGACACGGGGGCGATCATCGCGGCCCCCACGACCTCCATCCCGGAAGCCGCCGACTCCAGCCGCAACTGGGACTACCGGTTCTGCTGGCTGCGCGACAGCGTCTTCGTGGTGCGCGCCCTCAATCGCCTCGGCGCGACATCCACCATGGAAGGGCTGCTGTCGTACCTGAACAACCTCATCGCCGGGGTCGGGGGCGAGGTGCCCGAACTCCAACCGGTGTACGGGATCAACTGGGAGGCCGACCTCGTCGAGCGCGAGATCGACACCCTCCGGGGCTTTCGCGGCATCGGTCCCGTGCGTGTCGGCAACGACGCCTACCGACAGGTGCAGCACGATGTGTACGGCGGCGTCGTGCTCGCGCTGTCGCAGCTGGTGTACGACCGCCGGATCCTCTCCGTCGACCCCGAAGCGCTCCTCCCTCGGCTGGAGGAGGCGGGTCGGCTCGCCCGACGGTTCTTCGGCGCCCCCGACGCGGGCATCTGGGAGTTCCGCGGATCCGCCCGGCCGCATACCCATTCCAGCCTGATGTGCTGGGTGGCCTGCGATCGCCTCGCACGCGTCTACCGCCACCTGGGTCGAGCCGCCGACGCCGAGCGCTGGGGGACCGAAGCCGTGCGGATGCGGGACACCCTCGTCGACGAGGCGTGGTCCGACGAACTGCAGAGCTTCACGGCGAGTTTCGGCGGCGACACCCTCGACGCGAGTGTCCTGCTCATGTTCGAGCTCGGCTTCCTGCCACCCGACCACCCGAAGATGCTCGCCACTCTCGACGCCGTGGAGGCGGAGCTGCTCCGGGACGGCTTCGTGTACCGGTACACGGAGGAGGACGACTTCGGGGCGCCCGACAACGCCTTCCTGGTCTGCACCTTCTGGTTCGTCGACGCGCTGGCCATGGCGGGCCGCATCGAGGACGCGCGACGCATCTTCGAACGCCTTCTCTCGGCTCGCACCCGCCTGGGCCTGATGGCGGAGCACATCGACCCCGCCACCGGCGAGCTCTGGGGCAACTTCCCTCAGACCTACTCCATGGCCGGGATCATCAACTGCGCCCTGCGCCTCTCGCGATCGTGGGAGGGCGCGGTATGA